A region from the Simiduia sp. 21SJ11W-1 genome encodes:
- a CDS encoding ATP-dependent DNA helicase, protein MSEQHEYCVSVRELCEFVAKCGDLDLRFTPSPTAQEGIALHQQVAARRRETYGEAYVVEWPLAGEYQGLRVRGRADGWAPEQARLEEVKSFRGALSKMRENQRALHWAQLKIYGHLACESEALEEITLALTYIDAADGSEHPFIEHWPAQALKAYWHQACEIFGQWAKAQAAHLSARNTSLAALQFPYKDFHGGQRVLAENVYQAVVSRRCLVAEAPTGIGKTLGTLFPALKAAPHWDKLLFLCAKTPGRRLALDGIAQLKTENLRSLELIAKEKACEHPTKACHGEDCPLAAGFYDKLPPAREAALAEPMLDAQTVRRVALAHQVCPYYLSQELCRWVDVIVGDYNYYFDQRALLYSLASLNDWRLCVLVDEAHNLIERARAMYSASITRRQLKAARKQGGAVIDAAITKFDKQWASLSKALAIGERKRLHIVPARWVLALNNLVYECNRLQLELKRPMPDAVQSLYFAALQMVKALEIADENFIVDVEKTGRGQAALNVRNVVPAPWLQPRFEQAPCVLFSATLRPQSFVRTLLGVPESAVDLVVASPFSGEQLNVVIERSISTRFKDRSQSLPKLVACVLNQYAREPGNYLVFFSSFAYLEQAQAALEEAARTRGLSVPLWAQTRGMAEAERAAFVAEFVPGGCGIGLAVLGGAFGEGIDLTGDRLVGAFIATLGMPQFNPVNEDIRTQLDSLVGQGYQYTYVYPGLQKVVQAAGRIIRTVEDRGVLYLLDDRFASPEVQALLPDWWQV, encoded by the coding sequence ATGAGTGAGCAGCATGAATACTGCGTCTCGGTGCGCGAGCTGTGTGAATTTGTGGCCAAATGCGGCGATTTGGATTTGCGTTTTACCCCGTCGCCCACCGCGCAAGAGGGCATAGCCCTACACCAGCAAGTGGCGGCCAGACGCCGGGAGACCTATGGCGAAGCCTATGTAGTTGAGTGGCCGCTGGCAGGTGAATATCAGGGTTTGCGGGTGCGCGGGCGCGCCGATGGTTGGGCGCCCGAGCAGGCGCGCCTTGAGGAGGTAAAAAGTTTTCGTGGTGCACTGTCGAAAATGCGGGAAAATCAGCGCGCCTTACACTGGGCGCAGCTGAAAATATACGGCCATCTGGCCTGTGAGTCTGAGGCGCTTGAAGAAATTACCCTGGCACTCACCTACATTGACGCCGCAGACGGCAGCGAGCATCCGTTCATTGAACACTGGCCTGCACAGGCGTTAAAAGCCTACTGGCACCAAGCCTGCGAAATTTTCGGCCAGTGGGCTAAAGCGCAGGCGGCGCACTTAAGTGCTCGCAATACTTCACTCGCCGCGCTGCAATTTCCCTACAAAGATTTTCACGGTGGCCAGCGGGTGTTGGCAGAAAATGTGTACCAGGCGGTGGTGAGCCGGCGTTGCTTGGTGGCAGAGGCGCCCACCGGCATTGGCAAAACCCTGGGCACCTTGTTTCCGGCGCTCAAAGCGGCTCCCCATTGGGACAAATTATTGTTTCTGTGTGCCAAAACCCCCGGCCGCCGGCTTGCGCTCGATGGCATTGCCCAACTCAAAACGGAAAATCTACGCAGCCTTGAACTCATCGCCAAAGAAAAGGCCTGTGAGCACCCCACCAAAGCGTGCCACGGTGAAGATTGCCCACTGGCTGCGGGCTTTTACGACAAGCTCCCGCCTGCGCGTGAAGCAGCCCTGGCCGAGCCCATGCTGGATGCCCAAACGGTGCGCCGGGTGGCCTTGGCCCATCAAGTTTGCCCTTACTACTTAAGCCAGGAGCTGTGCCGCTGGGTGGATGTGATCGTGGGCGATTACAATTATTATTTTGACCAGCGGGCCCTGTTGTATAGCCTGGCAAGCCTCAACGATTGGCGCCTTTGTGTGCTGGTGGATGAGGCGCACAATCTCATAGAGCGCGCACGGGCCATGTATTCGGCCAGCATAACCAGACGCCAGCTAAAGGCTGCGCGCAAGCAGGGTGGCGCGGTTATTGATGCTGCCATTACCAAGTTCGATAAACAGTGGGCGAGCCTGTCAAAGGCCTTGGCAATAGGTGAGCGCAAGCGCCTGCACATTGTGCCTGCGCGCTGGGTGCTGGCACTCAATAACCTGGTGTACGAATGTAACCGGCTGCAACTGGAGCTTAAGCGGCCGATGCCGGATGCCGTGCAAAGCCTGTATTTTGCAGCGCTGCAAATGGTAAAAGCGCTGGAGATTGCCGATGAAAATTTCATAGTTGATGTTGAGAAAACCGGCCGAGGGCAGGCGGCACTGAATGTGCGCAATGTGGTGCCTGCGCCTTGGCTGCAACCGCGGTTTGAGCAAGCACCCTGCGTGTTATTTTCCGCCACGTTGCGCCCGCAATCGTTTGTGCGCACTTTGTTGGGGGTGCCTGAGTCGGCTGTAGATTTGGTGGTGGCTTCGCCTTTTAGTGGTGAGCAACTGAACGTGGTGATTGAGCGATCTATCTCTACGCGCTTTAAAGATCGCAGCCAATCACTGCCGAAACTTGTGGCCTGTGTGCTCAACCAATACGCCCGCGAGCCAGGCAACTACCTGGTGTTTTTTTCAAGCTTTGCCTATTTGGAACAGGCGCAAGCGGCACTCGAAGAGGCTGCCCGCACGCGGGGCCTCAGCGTGCCATTGTGGGCCCAAACCCGTGGCATGGCAGAAGCCGAGCGGGCGGCGTTTGTTGCCGAATTTGTGCCCGGCGGTTGTGGTATTGGCCTTGCCGTGTTGGGCGGCGCCTTTGGTGAGGGTATAGATCTCACCGGTGATCGATTGGTAGGTGCGTTTATTGCCACCTTGGGCATGCCCCAATTTAACCCCGTTAACGAAGATATTCGCACCCAGTTAGATAGCCTTGTGGGCCAGGGTTACCAATACACCTATGTGTACCCGGGCCTGCAAAAAGTGGTGCAGGCGGCGGGCCGTATTATTCGCACGGTTGAAGATAGGGGGGTGTTGTACCTTTTGGATGACAGGTTTGCCAGCCCCGAAGTGCAGGCGCTATTGCCGGATTGGTGGCAGGTGTAA
- a CDS encoding ATP-binding protein produces the protein MDHAHRLPRLLVAFVGLLGVIVIIGWHTASPTIVQLSPNWAPMQYNTALCMLLTACMLLADWAARTRTARILATALIALPLLTLVQYLTGADFGIDQLFITPFVDTQTSHPGRMAPNTALAFIMIGATGWLRPEHRYQHLLITALASLTLWLSLLALMGYLSNLTPAYGWGSLTAMAAHTAIGFVLLSAAIILTALFRYQAEAPIEWQLACAAPLMLMLILAFQLVPIRNSEILREEKTQADLALLQEHIYLKLNWLDLMLNENFTGLPSSEVSNHFAIRVQSTQNASVPLLFHMGSQRFISLTPLKETIQTFAQANDYSYQLANAQGIALLGAADLPINTFTGQLQLTFGGEPLTLTITPNTLASNNRLTETNTFILAISLTTLVGFFVILRNIRRRSKAEAEAAALYARFKQAINTFNEGFAILTPDGTITDKNNKLNNPHAKHLCDLIEPTAARELLDYLYSPDTESKTLKTTSRDGAPLAVNLANIPGSDSFVLVSVNLRESLGQLKVLEHQQALINSAFNASTNGLCVLDGKLTVVKANQTLCDWFKKSEAQLLGQPLANVLLGENTTKLIIELESISANPGITRELEIKLNIDNHTSWMQARGASEFSPDSKSMLTTLSLKCIDQQKSLIEQLNQSILELSKSNEELDQFAYVASHDLKSPLVGIKNISDWLDEDYHHLLPEEGRKHLQLIRSRCRRMMTLLDDLLQYSRAGRLDKAYDTIDLKSFAQDILSMYDIHQTFSLHCDDTTLHAPRVPLETLLRNLVNNSIKHHHCDSGNIYITVEETSRGVTLHYSDDGPGIDEKYYTNVIKPFTTLAPKDKTEGSGMGLAIIAKIADSLNGKLTLGRGPEGGLKVSLRLPNKEIQ, from the coding sequence ATGGATCACGCACACCGATTACCCCGGCTGCTTGTGGCCTTCGTCGGGTTGCTTGGGGTGATCGTCATTATTGGCTGGCACACGGCCTCGCCCACTATTGTGCAACTTAGCCCCAACTGGGCGCCCATGCAGTACAACACGGCGCTGTGCATGCTGCTTACGGCTTGCATGCTGCTTGCAGATTGGGCCGCACGCACACGCACTGCCCGTATACTTGCCACAGCACTCATTGCCCTACCACTACTGACCTTGGTGCAATACCTAACGGGCGCAGACTTTGGCATAGACCAGCTATTCATCACCCCGTTTGTGGATACACAAACCTCGCATCCGGGGCGCATGGCACCCAATACCGCCTTGGCATTTATCATGATTGGTGCCACCGGCTGGTTACGCCCTGAGCACCGCTACCAGCACCTTCTAATCACGGCACTCGCCTCGCTCACCCTTTGGCTGAGCCTGCTCGCGCTGATGGGCTATTTATCAAACTTAACGCCTGCTTACGGTTGGGGCAGCCTGACGGCCATGGCCGCACACACTGCCATTGGTTTCGTGCTTTTATCGGCCGCCATTATTTTAACGGCCCTGTTTCGCTACCAGGCCGAGGCACCCATTGAGTGGCAACTGGCCTGTGCAGCCCCGTTGATGCTAATGCTGATACTGGCGTTTCAGCTAGTGCCCATACGCAACAGTGAAATCTTGCGTGAAGAAAAAACCCAGGCAGATCTGGCACTGCTACAAGAGCATATTTACCTTAAGCTCAACTGGCTGGATTTAATGCTGAATGAAAACTTCACCGGCCTGCCTTCCAGCGAGGTAAGCAATCATTTCGCAATTCGCGTCCAAAGCACTCAAAATGCCTCCGTGCCGCTGCTGTTTCACATGGGTTCACAACGTTTCATCAGCCTCACCCCACTGAAAGAAACCATTCAAACCTTTGCTCAGGCAAACGACTACAGCTATCAACTGGCAAATGCACAGGGTATTGCATTACTGGGCGCGGCCGATCTGCCAATCAACACCTTTACCGGCCAGTTGCAACTTACTTTTGGTGGAGAACCCCTTACCTTAACCATCACCCCAAACACCCTGGCCAGCAACAACCGGCTTACAGAAACCAACACCTTTATTCTTGCCATAAGCCTCACAACTTTGGTGGGCTTTTTTGTGATACTGCGCAATATTCGCAGGCGTTCAAAAGCAGAGGCCGAAGCCGCAGCACTTTACGCCCGCTTCAAACAGGCGATAAACACCTTCAACGAAGGGTTTGCCATTCTCACCCCTGATGGCACCATCACCGACAAAAACAACAAACTCAACAACCCGCACGCCAAGCACTTGTGCGACCTCATAGAACCCACTGCCGCACGCGAGCTGCTGGATTACCTATATTCACCTGATACAGAAAGTAAAACCCTGAAAACCACAAGCCGTGATGGTGCCCCCCTGGCGGTAAATCTTGCGAACATTCCAGGCTCAGACAGCTTTGTACTGGTATCGGTCAATCTGCGGGAATCCTTGGGGCAACTGAAAGTACTCGAGCACCAACAAGCGCTCATTAACAGCGCCTTTAATGCCAGCACCAACGGCCTGTGCGTACTGGACGGCAAGCTCACCGTTGTAAAAGCAAATCAAACCCTGTGCGACTGGTTCAAAAAAAGTGAAGCGCAACTGTTAGGCCAGCCGCTGGCAAATGTCCTGCTGGGTGAAAATACCACCAAACTCATAATTGAGCTGGAAAGCATCAGCGCCAACCCGGGTATTACCCGGGAGCTTGAGATAAAACTGAACATAGACAACCACACCTCCTGGATGCAGGCCCGTGGAGCTTCCGAGTTTTCACCTGACAGTAAATCTATGCTCACCACCTTAAGCCTCAAGTGCATAGACCAACAGAAATCGCTAATTGAACAACTCAACCAAAGTATCCTGGAGCTCTCGAAAAGCAACGAGGAACTAGACCAATTCGCCTATGTAGCCAGCCACGATTTAAAATCGCCCCTGGTGGGCATCAAAAATATCAGCGACTGGCTAGACGAGGATTACCACCACCTGCTGCCCGAAGAGGGCCGTAAACACCTGCAGCTGATTCGCTCGCGCTGCCGTAGAATGATGACCCTGCTAGACGATTTACTGCAGTATTCCCGCGCAGGCAGGCTGGATAAGGCCTATGACACCATAGACTTAAAGTCCTTTGCCCAAGACATCCTCAGCATGTACGACATCCACCAAACCTTTAGCCTTCACTGCGACGACACCACACTGCACGCACCAAGGGTACCCCTGGAAACACTGCTGAGAAATCTCGTTAACAACAGCATAAAACACCACCACTGTGATAGCGGAAATATCTATATCACGGTAGAAGAAACCAGCAGAGGGGTCACCCTGCACTACAGCGACGACGGCCCAGGTATTGACGAGAAGTACTACACTAATGTTATTAAGCCTTTCACCACCCTTGCCCCCAAAGACAAAACCGAAGGCAGCGGCATGGGCTTGGCAATCATTGCCAAGATCGCAGACAGCCTTAACGGCAAGCTTACCTTGGGGCGAGGCCCTGAAGGTGGATTGAAAGTCAGCCTGAGGTTACCCAATAAGGAGATCCAATAG
- a CDS encoding VRR-NUC domain-containing protein, translating to MAPEHSPPPRYYLENYQRLIGWVAERYGDLLKPAEKAYACTFSQLPENAQALLVRMITRKGAVFRTAKLHYAEIGDAEQALAKLPDAWVEHDPQLSLDALFKLLTKAELANWLGAFTGTKAQKLCELQAQHPCALPLSQWQQEFGAVPISDRLLAITIMDISDTYQWLFFGNRHQSLAEFVLSDLGIMRYETVAFSENCRSFDSREALECYQTLAALAEGFEQGVSASELLAGLKQLVRPKALHLARRYDRLAYKCAYKLEQQGLWEAALEGYRLTQLPMARTRTIRVLEKQGQQARAYELWQSAHAAPLDEAERQQLQRMQPRLARALGKAPMAKAKPNWPTQTLILPPREMRVELLVAEAMSNNNQQALWSENWLWTSLFGLVMWPALYAPVPGAFFHPFQSAPKDINLPRFYERRQALFDACLDDLARPDICALLTRRLQEKQGIASHFVHWPRFDEACLAQALKAIGPHILRKVFERMLFDLPANRAGFPDLIVYQHAGFSLLEVKGPGDSLQENQKRWLHFFNGLGVDASVVQVQWASNE from the coding sequence ATGGCCCCGGAGCATTCGCCCCCACCGCGATACTACCTTGAAAATTATCAGCGTCTGATCGGCTGGGTGGCAGAGCGCTACGGCGATTTGCTAAAGCCCGCCGAAAAGGCCTACGCCTGCACATTTTCGCAATTGCCTGAAAATGCGCAGGCCTTGCTGGTGCGTATGATTACCCGCAAGGGCGCTGTGTTTCGCACTGCCAAATTACACTACGCTGAAATTGGCGATGCCGAGCAGGCACTTGCAAAGCTGCCGGATGCCTGGGTAGAGCACGACCCGCAACTCTCGCTCGATGCACTGTTTAAATTGCTCACCAAAGCCGAGCTGGCCAACTGGCTTGGTGCATTCACGGGCACCAAGGCCCAGAAGTTGTGCGAGTTACAAGCGCAACATCCGTGCGCCTTGCCCTTAAGCCAGTGGCAACAAGAATTTGGCGCAGTACCTATCTCAGACAGGCTGTTGGCCATTACCATCATGGATATAAGCGATACCTACCAATGGTTGTTTTTCGGCAATCGACATCAGTCGTTGGCGGAATTTGTGTTATCTGATTTGGGTATCATGCGCTATGAAACCGTGGCCTTTAGCGAAAATTGCAGAAGCTTCGATTCGCGCGAGGCACTTGAGTGCTATCAAACCCTGGCGGCATTGGCCGAAGGATTTGAACAAGGGGTGAGCGCCAGTGAATTGCTTGCAGGCCTTAAGCAATTGGTTCGGCCAAAGGCTTTGCACCTTGCGCGCCGCTATGATCGCCTGGCCTACAAGTGCGCCTATAAACTTGAGCAACAAGGCCTGTGGGAGGCGGCGTTAGAGGGCTACCGTTTAACGCAGTTGCCCATGGCCCGTACGCGCACTATTCGCGTGCTTGAAAAACAAGGCCAGCAAGCCCGGGCCTATGAGCTATGGCAATCGGCCCATGCCGCCCCCCTTGATGAAGCCGAGCGCCAGCAATTGCAGCGCATGCAACCCAGGCTTGCGCGCGCACTGGGCAAGGCGCCCATGGCCAAGGCTAAACCCAATTGGCCCACGCAAACCTTGATACTCCCGCCCCGTGAAATGCGTGTTGAACTGTTGGTGGCCGAGGCCATGTCAAATAACAATCAACAGGCGCTTTGGTCTGAAAATTGGCTATGGACAAGCCTGTTTGGTTTGGTGATGTGGCCTGCGCTTTATGCGCCCGTACCCGGTGCGTTTTTCCACCCGTTTCAGTCGGCCCCCAAAGACATCAACCTGCCGCGTTTTTATGAGCGCAGGCAAGCGCTTTTTGATGCTTGCCTGGATGATCTGGCGCGCCCGGATATCTGCGCCTTGCTCACCCGACGCCTGCAGGAAAAGCAGGGCATTGCATCGCACTTTGTGCATTGGCCGCGTTTTGATGAGGCCTGTTTGGCGCAGGCGCTCAAGGCCATAGGCCCCCACATTTTACGCAAGGTGTTTGAGCGCATGCTGTTTGATTTGCCCGCCAACCGCGCGGGTTTTCCCGATCTTATTGTTTATCAGCATGCGGGCTTTTCGCTGCTGGAGGTCAAGGGCCCGGGTGATAGCCTGCAGGAAAATCAAAAGCGCTGGCTGCATTTTTTTAATGGGCTGGGAGTGGACGCAAGCGTTGTGCAAGTGCAGTGGGCGAGCAATGAGTGA
- a CDS encoding ABC transporter substrate-binding protein: MNELEYITENYPPFNYEEQGVLKGEAVELLIAATALAGSPITARDILMQPWARAFHNVLEGPNRVLFSTTRTPERENLFKWAGPIGSNHIVLVGKKSRNITLNDLADLNKYRVGAVRDDVGELFLRDLQLEKTIITLGVQPESIAKMLQSNRVDLWIYGESSAFNVLKRTGATPSDYTVVKVLKSLELYYAFSRDVDDRLVQELQAAIETIKGAQQTPTQAKSVQSQLYRQPEQH, from the coding sequence TTGAACGAGCTGGAGTACATCACCGAAAACTACCCACCGTTTAACTATGAAGAACAAGGCGTACTAAAAGGCGAGGCAGTAGAGCTGTTGATTGCCGCCACGGCGCTGGCCGGCAGCCCCATAACCGCGCGCGATATTTTAATGCAACCCTGGGCCCGGGCCTTTCACAACGTGCTGGAAGGGCCAAATCGCGTGCTGTTTTCCACCACCCGCACACCCGAGCGCGAAAACCTCTTTAAATGGGCAGGCCCCATAGGCAGCAATCACATAGTGCTGGTTGGAAAAAAATCCCGCAACATCACCCTTAACGATTTGGCAGACTTAAACAAATACCGCGTAGGCGCCGTGCGCGATGATGTGGGCGAGCTGTTTCTACGGGACTTACAGCTGGAAAAAACCATTATCACCTTAGGCGTACAGCCTGAAAGCATTGCCAAAATGCTGCAGAGCAACCGGGTAGACCTATGGATCTACGGCGAATCCAGTGCGTTTAACGTACTTAAACGCACGGGTGCAACACCGAGCGATTACACCGTGGTAAAAGTGCTGAAATCTCTAGAGCTTTATTACGCATTTAGCCGCGATGTAGACGACCGGCTGGTGCAAGAATTACAAGCGGCCATTGAAACAATTAAAGGGGCACAACAAACACCCACTCAGGCTAAATCTGTGCAAAGCCAGCTTTACCGCCAGCCCGAGCAACATTAG
- a CDS encoding bifunctional diguanylate cyclase/phosphodiesterase, with protein sequence MRALIIDDDELDRISITRTLRKARESYCIDTAESAETARQKISGKAYDVILLDYRLPDVEGLEFIMEIRKRLQRKQTAVVMISNMEDEDLAMRCLKAGAQDFLLKSSINPIMLKMAIANSILRHELETALKSSFEQVKVLAERDSLTKLANRFLFEESVSLALQQRHRKNPVTLFFFDVDNFKKINDTWGHTYGDQLLKRISSRISSCLRGGELLARIGGDEFALFMDDAQSSIEANHAALRIMRVMQSPFSFDSFDFYASLSIGITVQDRRQATVDQLLSQADIAMHKAKALGKAQICYFEDAMQEEFVERVRIETGLRHALDNNEFVMYYQPIIEPKTGSILGYEALIRWQHQGQLISPDVFIPIAQESHLIMDIGRWIIEDVFANHPPLSSATGYLSINLSPLQLIDTQLPAFILEQAAKHQVKPGNVELEITETAFIDDSDDTQSLIRELVKHGFNFALDDFGTGYSSLSHLQSLPISTVKIDRSLLLTEPAEKMHKILQGLTEIILALDFNVVLEGVETEDQARLGTRLNINRAQGYYYSKPLPAQAFLQSPQSQITPAPG encoded by the coding sequence ATGCGCGCCCTGATTATTGATGACGACGAACTAGACAGAATATCCATCACCCGTACACTGCGCAAAGCGCGTGAATCCTACTGCATAGATACCGCAGAGAGCGCAGAAACAGCCCGCCAGAAAATCTCTGGAAAAGCCTACGATGTGATATTGCTAGACTACCGCCTGCCCGATGTGGAAGGCCTTGAGTTCATCATGGAAATCAGAAAACGATTGCAAAGAAAGCAAACGGCAGTGGTGATGATTTCAAACATGGAAGATGAAGATCTCGCCATGCGCTGCCTTAAGGCGGGCGCGCAAGATTTTTTACTTAAAAGCTCTATCAACCCCATTATGCTTAAAATGGCTATTGCCAACTCCATTTTACGGCATGAACTGGAAACGGCGTTGAAATCCAGCTTTGAACAAGTGAAAGTGCTGGCCGAGCGCGACAGCCTCACCAAGCTTGCCAACCGGTTTTTATTTGAAGAGTCTGTATCGCTTGCGCTACAGCAGCGCCACCGCAAAAACCCCGTCACACTGTTTTTCTTTGATGTTGATAACTTTAAAAAAATCAACGACACCTGGGGCCACACCTACGGCGACCAACTGCTAAAACGCATCAGCAGCCGAATATCCAGCTGCCTGCGCGGCGGTGAACTACTGGCGCGCATTGGTGGTGATGAATTTGCCCTGTTTATGGACGATGCCCAATCCAGTATTGAAGCCAATCATGCCGCATTACGTATTATGCGCGTAATGCAAAGCCCATTTTCCTTCGATTCCTTTGATTTTTACGCCTCACTCAGTATTGGCATCACCGTTCAAGACCGGCGCCAGGCCACTGTAGACCAGCTACTTTCGCAAGCAGACATAGCCATGCACAAGGCCAAGGCGCTTGGCAAAGCGCAAATCTGCTACTTTGAAGACGCCATGCAAGAGGAGTTCGTTGAACGGGTACGTATAGAGACAGGGCTGCGACACGCCCTTGATAACAATGAATTTGTCATGTACTACCAGCCCATTATTGAGCCAAAAACCGGTAGTATTCTGGGTTATGAAGCGCTCATTCGCTGGCAACACCAAGGCCAACTGATATCGCCTGATGTGTTCATTCCCATTGCCCAGGAATCACACCTGATAATGGATATTGGCCGTTGGATTATTGAAGATGTATTTGCCAACCATCCACCGTTAAGCTCAGCAACCGGTTACCTTTCAATCAACCTTTCCCCTTTGCAGTTAATAGATACCCAGTTGCCAGCCTTCATTTTAGAGCAGGCGGCCAAGCACCAGGTAAAACCCGGCAATGTGGAGCTTGAAATAACCGAAACCGCCTTCATTGACGACTCGGATGACACACAAAGCCTGATTCGTGAACTGGTAAAGCACGGTTTCAACTTCGCTCTGGATGACTTCGGCACGGGCTACTCCTCACTTTCACACTTGCAAAGCCTGCCAATCAGCACCGTTAAAATTGATCGCTCGCTACTACTCACCGAGCCGGCTGAAAAGATGCATAAAATTTTGCAAGGGCTCACCGAGATAATTCTGGCGCTGGATTTTAACGTGGTACTTGAAGGGGTTGAAACAGAAGACCAGGCAAGGCTTGGCACGCGCCTTAATATCAACAGGGCACAGGGTTATTACTACAGTAAGCCGTTACCTGCACAAGCCTTTCTGCAAAGCCCCCAGTCGCAGATCACACCTGCCCCAGGGTGA
- a CDS encoding GNAT family N-acetyltransferase: MVISNSYSVRSAQPEDVPGIAMLFAAYRQFYGLPSDNAQLVEFLHARMHAGDAHILLAVEKSVPVAFTQLYPGWCSLALARYFILYDLYVDQAHRRKGLGAQLLTAAAHWARGQGADRLELATGVNNKAAQALYRQLGWQRDHEYYYFNLPLVR; encoded by the coding sequence ATGGTTATATCAAATTCCTACAGCGTGAGATCTGCTCAGCCAGAGGATGTGCCCGGCATTGCAATGCTTTTTGCAGCCTACCGGCAGTTTTACGGGTTGCCCTCTGATAACGCGCAACTGGTAGAGTTTCTACATGCGCGCATGCACGCAGGTGATGCGCATATTTTGCTTGCAGTGGAAAAATCGGTACCCGTGGCCTTTACCCAGCTGTATCCCGGTTGGTGCAGCCTGGCCCTTGCGCGCTATTTCATACTCTACGATTTGTATGTAGATCAGGCCCACCGGCGCAAGGGCTTGGGCGCACAGCTTTTAACTGCCGCCGCCCACTGGGCCCGCGGCCAGGGTGCCGATCGATTGGAACTGGCAACCGGTGTGAACAATAAGGCCGCCCAGGCTTTATACCGGCAATTGGGCTGGCAGCGTGATCACGAGTATTATTATTTCAACTTGCCCTTGGTCCGCTAG
- a CDS encoding DUF2238 domain-containing protein, with product MRVTHVIWLAIFIAVFIWSAIAPKDRFTWFLEVLPALIGLALVVGTRAKFPLTPLLSILILVHCVVLMVGGHYTYAEVPLFDSMKGWFGFERNNYDKVGHLAQGFIPAILAREILMRKAVVKTGAWLNLFVVSICLAFSAFYELIEWWVAAATGENAEAFLGTQGYAWDTQSDMMFALIGAISALVLLARLHDRQLAALKRRLANG from the coding sequence ATGCGCGTTACACATGTTATCTGGCTTGCCATTTTTATTGCAGTGTTTATTTGGTCTGCCATTGCGCCCAAAGACAGATTTACCTGGTTTCTTGAGGTGCTGCCGGCACTTATCGGGTTGGCGTTGGTGGTTGGCACGCGCGCGAAATTTCCCTTAACGCCGCTGCTGTCGATTTTGATATTGGTGCATTGCGTGGTGTTAATGGTGGGTGGCCATTACACCTATGCCGAAGTGCCATTGTTCGACAGCATGAAAGGCTGGTTTGGTTTTGAGCGCAATAATTACGACAAGGTGGGCCACCTGGCTCAGGGGTTTATTCCCGCCATACTTGCCCGTGAAATACTAATGCGTAAAGCGGTGGTGAAAACCGGCGCCTGGCTCAACCTGTTTGTGGTAAGTATCTGCTTGGCCTTTAGCGCTTTTTATGAGCTGATTGAGTGGTGGGTTGCGGCGGCCACCGGTGAAAACGCCGAGGCCTTTTTAGGCACCCAAGGCTACGCCTGGGATACCCAGTCAGACATGATGTTTGCACTGATTGGTGCCATCAGCGCCTTGGTGCTACTGGCGCGACTACACGACCGTCAGCTGGCCGCCCTTAAGCGCAGATTGGCAAACGGCTAG
- a CDS encoding response regulator, translating into MTHKDITLLLVEDDDVDAMTIERSFKKQRISNRIVRAEDGAAALTLIRSNSVPTPFVVLLDLNLPRVSGHEFLDALRQDPTHKDTVVFVLTTSSDDKDMVKAYEKFIAGYFLKGESGEQFMKLIGMLDGFWRIVRMPEKDV; encoded by the coding sequence ATGACGCACAAAGACATTACGCTATTGCTTGTTGAAGATGACGACGTAGATGCCATGACCATTGAGCGCAGCTTTAAAAAGCAGCGCATCAGCAACCGCATTGTGCGCGCCGAAGACGGCGCTGCCGCACTTACGCTTATTCGCAGTAATAGTGTGCCAACACCCTTTGTTGTGCTGTTGGACCTCAACCTGCCAAGAGTGAGCGGCCACGAATTTCTGGATGCCCTCAGGCAAGATCCAACCCACAAAGACACCGTTGTGTTTGTGCTCACCACCTCATCCGACGATAAAGACATGGTAAAAGCCTACGAAAAATTCATTGCAGGCTATTTTTTGAAAGGCGAAAGCGGTGAACAATTTATGAAACTCATTGGCATGCTGGATGGCTTCTGGCGCATCGTACGCATGCCTGAAAAGGATGTGTAA